In the genome of Oncorhynchus gorbuscha isolate QuinsamMale2020 ecotype Even-year linkage group LG05, OgorEven_v1.0, whole genome shotgun sequence, the window ctgacagagctccagagttcctctgtggagatgggagaaccttccagaaggacaaccatctctgcagcactccaccaatcagaccgtaatggtagagtggccagacataaGCCACTCCtcataaaaagcacatgacagcccgcttggagtttgccaaaaaggcacctaaaggactctgaccatgagaaacaagattctctggtatgatgaaaccaagattcaactctttggcctgaatgccaagcatcacatctggaggaaacctgtcccCATCCCTATgctgaagcatgatggtggcagcatcatgctgtggggatgtttttcagcagcagggacttggagactagtccgTATCggggcaaagatgaacagagcaaaatacggagagatccttgatgaaatcctgctccagagcgctcaggacctctgactggggtgaaggttcaccttccaacaggacaacaaccttaagcagacagccaagacaacacaataatggctttgggacaagtctcaatgtcgtTGAGTGGCCtgaccagagcctggacttgaacccaattgaacatttctggagaaacctgaaaatagctgtgcagcgacgctccccatccaacctgacagagtttgagaggatctgcagagaagaatgggagaaacttcccaaatacaggtgtgccaagcttgtagcgtcatactcaaggttgtaatcgctgccatggtgcttcaacaaagtactgagtaagggtctgtatacttatgtaaatgtgatatttcagtttttatttattttaataaatttgctaacatttataAAAATCTGTTTtatagctttgtcattatggggtattgtgtgtagattgatgaggaaaatttAATTCAATCatttatagaataaggctgttacgtaTCAAAATGAGGAAAAAGCCAAGGGTtcgaatactttccaaatgcactgtatgtgacaTAGTAAACAGTGATCACTTTTGGCTTATGAGCACTGCTTTGacaactactggctaaaaagtatacaaaagttcCAGAGAATCTCTGTCTTGCTACAGCACCTTCGAGGGTTAATGACAATCCAACGCGGAACGTTGTTTGACGAAAACTGATCAGCAAATGTGACTCCTCGGTCTATTCTCCCCCTATTGGCACTATTCTGTCCTTGTCACACACAGGTGGTGAACATTGTAAATAAATATCAATCAACATGTGCTTAATCGTGACAAGCTGGAGGAGGAACAGCTGACACTATTATAGGCCTAGTCATTTATGGTAATGACACATCCTCGTCCTGACTCCTGTTGATGTGAGCAGCTCCTGCCAAGGAGTGGAGCTGAAAGTCTTAGGCCTAATTCGACTCGCTGTTCGTTCTGTTTTCTTGTGCACAACGGGGAATTTCAACCCTCTAACTTTGGTAGTAGAATTCTTGCTTCAAtggatgtatttttttatttacccccccccccccccccctgtttctTCATTAGTTTTAATGTTCCTTCCTAGTatgttattttcaaatgtatGTGCCTAACCACCACCTACATTTGGTCACCTAAGACACACTGTtacgcatgcagacacacacacatactcccacaCTAACAAGGCACCTTGCTCCCATTTGTTGACAGCGATGGCCCAAGAGACGAACCCGAGCCTGACGCCTGTGCTTTGTGCCACTGGCTGTGGTTTCTATGGCAACCCCAGAAACAACGGCATGTGCTCGGTCTGCTACAAGGAGCATCTGAACCGACAGCAGAGTAGTGACTGCAGCTTAAGCCAACTTAGCCCAATGGGTAAgttccccctccaccctctctcttactGACCACACAAATCTATTTCAAACAGTgcgtccccctccctccacccctaaaAATCACTATTTGCATTAGGATTGTCACGATACCAGTATTGCGATACTAAGATACtatttggtcctttaaaaaaacCTACTGTATGACACATTATGTGCTATTGCTTGGAAAGGAAACATGTGATTCTGGGTGAGGCTGCTTGTTTCCAACAATAGGACTGTTTTTCTCAGGAAATTTAGCCCActtcatgttttgtttcattGCCAAGATACCTCGGAGTATTGCGATTCTGGTATCGCGATAACGCTAATTTGCATACACGTTATGGACCAGCTGCACTCTTGAGTGGAAACCGTTGAACCAAAATTGAGTTTCGTCTCCCATCTGAGGTTGATGTTTTGCTTTTGCTGTGTCACAGGAGCAGTCGGTAGTCCTACCTCTGAGGCCTCAGCCATCCAGAGGCTAGAGGCCAGTCTTGCCAAAGTAGACCCTTCATCCGGCTCTGCTACAGACATGGCTAGGTAAGGTGTGCTTGTTTGTCCGCATGTGCTACAATGGATCTCTTATTGCTTTATGCGCTCTCATATCTGTAACTTATCATTTTCTGTCATTCGCCCACTCTGCAGAACTATTCAAGGCTCTCTTCCAGTGACTCAACAAATGACCGAGATGAGCATCTCAAGAGAGGATAACCCAGATTCCCTAGAGCCTGGTAAAACACACTTCTAGAGGGAAACATTGCTCTGTTCGACCCACTTTAGCATTGGCTATTTCGATGCACCCTGACTTGTATACTTTGCAATCAACTGTGGTTTTACATACAGCCTCAAACACGGAGGCTGCCTAAAATAAACCAGATTAAAAATACCTTGTATGTGAGTGCTGAGACTGCCTCAGAAAATAACACAGGAACAGTTCTATTTGAATCCGAAGACTGAAAGAAGTATATATTTAAGTGCTTTTCTCCTCTGTTTTCTACTTCAGTTGTGAGTCAGCCTACTGCGTCTAGCCCCGTCAAGGCCAGCGGCGACGAGGCCAAGGAGGACACCCCCAAGCCCAAGAAGAATAAGTGCTTCATGTGCCGCAAGAGGGTGGGCCTCACAGGTGAGCGTGCCACAGCAGGACGTGGTGCTTCTCAAATGAAGTGGGATGACAGGGTTGAGCAATGCATACGACGTCATGCCTTCTTGCGAAAGAGGTTGGCCATGTTCCAGGCCACCTACACTGCAGTTACACAAATAGTCAAGTCATACTGATGGCATTTCTGCAATGTAAAACACTACTTCCGCATTTGTGATTGGCCTCAGATCTCTACTATGCATAAATGGTGTGTAACACGCAGGAACCCCATCAATATCTATTATTTATCTGGTCATCTGCGCAATGCGACTGCATCGTAGGTGGTTTGGAATGTAACCCTAGTCTTCCTGTGTGTTTGGTCTTATCAGAGGTTAATTCTTATTGAGTTGGTGTTTGGTTCATACTGTGGTTCCCCTCtaatctctactctac includes:
- the LOC124036102 gene encoding AN1-type zinc finger protein 5-like is translated as MAQETNPSLTPVLCATGCGFYGNPRNNGMCSVCYKEHLNRQQSSDCSLSQLSPMGAVGSPTSEASAIQRLEASLAKVDPSSGSATDMARTIQGSLPVTQQMTEMSISREDNPDSLEPVVSQPTASSPVKASGDEAKEDTPKPKKNKCFMCRKRVGLTGFDCRCGNLFCGVHRYSDKHNCPYDYKAEAAAKIRKENPVVVADKIQRI